A part of Prevotella melaninogenica genomic DNA contains:
- the rpsA gene encoding 30S ribosomal protein S1 yields MTNFKDVQNVQPLADFNWDEFENGAHAEASKNDLTKAYDETLNKIQEHQVVEGTVISVDKKEVVVNIGYKSDGIIPASEFRYNPELKAGDKVEVYVENQEDKSGQLVLSHKKARLQKSWENINKALENDEVIQGYIKSRTKGGMIVDVFGIEAFLPGSQIDVHPIRDYDLFVGKTMEFKVVKINQEFRNVVVSHKALIEAELEAQRKEIISHLEKGQILEGTVKNITSYGVFVDLGGVDGLVHITDLSWGRVSDPHEVVALDQKINVVILDFDEEKKRIALGIKQLTQHPWDSLDPNLKVGDHVKGKVVVMADYGAFVEIQPGVEGLIHVSEMSWSQHLRSAQEFMKVGDEVEAVILTLDRDERKMSLGIKQLKEDPWESIEVKYPVGSKHIAKVRNFTNFGIFVELEEGVDGLIHISDLSWTKKVKHPSEFTSQGAEIEVIVLEIDKENRRLSLGHKQLETNPWDEYEAIYTPGSIHEGKITESMDKGAVISLAEGGEGFATPKHLVKQDGTQAQLGEVLPFMVIEFVKDTKRIILSHSRTFEEVKEEPRRQRSANQGKQKNDAAAINNVAAGTSLGDLGVLADLKKKMEGGK; encoded by the coding sequence ATGACAAATTTCAAAGACGTCCAGAATGTACAGCCTTTAGCTGACTTCAACTGGGATGAGTTCGAGAACGGCGCACACGCTGAGGCAAGTAAGAACGATCTTACTAAGGCTTATGACGAAACTCTTAACAAAATCCAGGAGCATCAGGTAGTTGAAGGTACTGTTATTTCAGTTGACAAGAAGGAAGTAGTTGTTAACATCGGCTACAAGAGCGATGGTATCATCCCTGCTTCTGAATTCCGTTACAACCCAGAGCTCAAGGCTGGTGACAAGGTAGAGGTTTACGTTGAGAACCAAGAGGACAAGAGCGGTCAGCTCGTTCTTTCTCACAAGAAGGCACGCCTCCAGAAGAGCTGGGAAAATATCAACAAGGCACTGGAGAACGACGAGGTTATCCAGGGTTACATCAAGAGCCGCACTAAGGGTGGTATGATTGTTGACGTATTCGGTATTGAGGCATTCCTTCCAGGCAGCCAGATTGACGTTCACCCTATACGCGACTACGACTTATTCGTTGGTAAGACAATGGAGTTCAAGGTTGTTAAGATTAACCAGGAGTTCCGTAACGTAGTCGTTTCACACAAAGCACTCATCGAGGCTGAGCTTGAAGCACAGCGCAAGGAGATTATCTCTCACCTTGAGAAGGGTCAGATTCTCGAGGGTACTGTTAAGAACATCACCTCTTACGGTGTATTCGTTGACCTCGGTGGTGTTGACGGACTCGTACATATCACTGACCTCTCTTGGGGTCGCGTAAGCGATCCACACGAGGTTGTTGCACTCGACCAGAAGATTAACGTTGTTATCCTCGACTTCGATGAGGAGAAGAAGCGTATCGCTCTCGGTATCAAGCAGCTCACTCAACACCCATGGGATTCACTGGATCCAAACCTCAAGGTTGGCGACCACGTGAAGGGTAAGGTAGTTGTTATGGCCGACTATGGTGCATTCGTTGAGATTCAGCCAGGCGTAGAGGGCTTGATCCACGTTTCAGAGATGAGCTGGAGCCAGCACCTGCGTTCAGCACAGGAGTTCATGAAGGTTGGCGACGAGGTTGAGGCAGTTATCCTCACACTCGACCGCGACGAGCGTAAGATGTCTCTCGGCATCAAGCAGCTCAAGGAAGACCCATGGGAGTCTATCGAGGTTAAGTATCCAGTAGGCTCTAAGCACATTGCTAAGGTTCGCAACTTCACTAACTTCGGTATCTTCGTAGAGCTTGAGGAAGGTGTTGACGGTCTTATCCACATCAGCGACCTCTCTTGGACTAAGAAGGTTAAGCATCCATCAGAGTTCACCTCACAGGGTGCAGAGATTGAGGTTATAGTTCTCGAAATCGACAAGGAGAACCGTCGTTTGAGCCTTGGTCACAAGCAGCTCGAGACTAATCCTTGGGATGAGTACGAGGCAATCTACACTCCTGGTTCAATCCACGAGGGTAAGATTACTGAGTCAATGGACAAGGGTGCCGTTATCTCACTCGCTGAGGGTGGTGAGGGCTTCGCAACTCCAAAGCACCTTGTTAAGCAGGACGGCACACAGGCACAGCTTGGTGAGGTTCTTCCATTCATGGTAATCGAGTTCGTTAAGGACACTAAGCGTATCATCCTCTCTCACTCTCGCACATTCGAGGAGGTTAAGGAAGAGCCACGTCGCCAGCGTTCAGCAAACCAGGGCAAGCAAAAGAATGATGCAGCTGCTATCAACAACGTTGCAGCAGGTACATCTCTCGGCGACCTCGGTGTTCTCGCTGACTTGAAGAAGAAGATGGAGGGTGGCAAGTAA
- a CDS encoding translocation/assembly module TamB domain-containing protein, protein MKKLRTIIRWVIWTIAGLYITTIVLLHIPAVQGFLAQKVGDVAGNKLGTEVHVGRIDLGFINRFVLDDILIYDQSHKKMLSASRVGARVDIWHLLRTGEINISSAQIFGLQAELYKTSKNAKANFQFVLDSLASKDTTSHTPLHLSINSLVIRHGSIKYDCLDAPTTPKRLNLNHINLYNISSYIILHKLDDTSVWADLRTLAFKESSGLEVKQLAFDLRANQKQANLRDFVFEGANSKIALKELLTTYKFNNKKLDFSTLRYAINGFKASVKPSDFSPILPELKSITTNYTANVDAEGTSQSVLVKQLNISDPTLSTQIKAKGWVKNIQKKPTWDITFSPLKVSKNVLQSIAKVTHQSLPKPLSNMGDIHYLGTFAHNMGKYTAKGQLNTDAGNVQLATILHGKNIQGSINTTDLNLAKVLDNNDFGIVSTNIKVEGNTDLSSLTAMGDVSSFYYKGYTYKNIHLDGSYQNDIFTGKTAINDPNGKLTIDGKATNIMAFLQRKGKLSTDISIIADAVNLHKLQLTEALGNRTISFTSKIKGQGASLNDVIGNLDVNNFSMSGEGQNIALNQLNIKANNGLLGKSLDAQTDFGELHLAGQYDYSQLPQSIRRILEHYIPSLFQPTPHYNFGRGKANYAFTLRLNDTKFINSLLKTKITSSHAMRLTGLVRERQNEIDLHINAPDVTYAGQQINNLILNIKSEPQGLQTNISAERKGEKGPHVIINAQGLIANNAISSDISFRLPGLSAIYGNVNSIASFSRRHGDLETHLHLNPSEINFDSIALQVQPSDISYHRNNLIIDHFELSNNNQHIIANGQTSGNQSDSILVRFKDINVPYILNLVNFHSVSFAGTASGTASIKSFFHHPQLQANLEVQDFQFEEGDMGTLYAEANYNDKEGKINIDAYADAGDGARTDINGYVDIKKSYINLPIFAHNTPLYFLKSFCGSFMDKIQVQGNGWCKVVGPLSAINLEGDMQVNGSVYVKPIGVTYKMRDARVRMIPNEIIFGNDTITDPHGHIGIVTGGLHHKYLTHLTYDINIFARNLLAYNFPKKQGKDAFWGVVYGTGKCNIKGEPGSTTMNIDMEPERNTYITYDASSTNDAGTNNFIRWINVPKDSIGVLTPEAADTLSFAAKHAPKKATNIVKFRDIPSDLHINFLLRTNPNLTLGVLLDEATGDNIQLNGSGMIRATYYNKGAFQLFGNYNVDHGQYNLTIQNIIKKQFIFQPGSTIAFGGDPFNAALNLKANYIINSVPLGDLGLGKSFTANNTKVNCLLNIEGTPGAPTVSFGLDLPTLSPDAQQMIRSILNSEQELNQQVLYLLAVGRFYPQSNNNNTARNSEAPSRTSLAMQSLLSGTISQQINTVLSNVVKDNNWNFGANIATGNEGFDNAEYEGMLSGSMLNNRLLFNGQFGYRNNVAKDKSSFIGDFDIRYLLLPSGNVAFRFYNQTNDRYFTRNSLTTQGIGLILKKDFNRVSDIFGSRKKKTKKRSKALIYRILFVTLHPIWANYAHITDNIKSNFIN, encoded by the coding sequence TTGAAGAAACTTAGGACAATTATACGATGGGTTATATGGACCATAGCGGGTCTTTACATAACCACAATCGTACTGCTGCACATACCAGCAGTACAGGGTTTTCTTGCCCAAAAAGTAGGTGATGTAGCAGGTAACAAATTAGGCACAGAAGTGCACGTAGGGCGGATTGATTTAGGTTTTATCAACCGCTTTGTATTGGACGATATCCTCATCTATGACCAAAGTCATAAGAAGATGCTATCGGCATCACGTGTTGGAGCAAGAGTCGACATCTGGCATCTTCTACGCACAGGAGAGATTAATATCTCCTCTGCACAGATATTTGGTTTGCAAGCAGAACTCTATAAAACAAGCAAAAATGCCAAAGCAAACTTCCAGTTTGTCTTGGACTCATTAGCATCTAAGGACACTACAAGTCACACTCCATTGCATTTATCCATCAACAGCCTTGTTATCCGACATGGTAGCATAAAGTACGACTGTTTGGATGCTCCAACAACGCCTAAACGTCTGAACCTGAATCATATCAACCTCTACAACATTTCGTCTTATATTATTCTTCACAAGTTAGATGACACAAGTGTATGGGCAGACCTAAGGACATTGGCTTTCAAAGAGTCATCAGGCTTAGAAGTTAAGCAGTTAGCCTTTGATTTGAGAGCTAATCAAAAGCAAGCCAACTTACGTGACTTCGTTTTCGAAGGAGCTAATAGTAAGATTGCCCTAAAAGAGTTACTTACAACTTACAAGTTCAACAACAAGAAGTTAGATTTCAGCACTTTGCGCTACGCAATAAATGGATTTAAAGCCTCCGTAAAGCCTTCCGACTTCTCCCCTATCCTACCCGAGTTAAAGTCCATAACGACTAACTACACAGCTAATGTTGATGCTGAGGGTACGAGCCAGTCAGTATTGGTAAAGCAACTTAACATTTCCGACCCAACACTTTCAACCCAGATAAAGGCAAAAGGTTGGGTAAAAAACATTCAAAAGAAGCCTACATGGGACATCACTTTCAGTCCGCTGAAGGTTAGTAAAAACGTCCTTCAATCCATTGCCAAAGTTACTCATCAGTCCCTCCCTAAGCCTTTGAGTAACATGGGTGATATCCACTATCTTGGCACCTTTGCGCATAACATGGGAAAATATACTGCAAAAGGACAGCTGAACACAGATGCCGGAAATGTTCAATTAGCTACAATTCTTCACGGAAAGAACATTCAAGGATCTATCAATACAACCGACTTAAACCTTGCGAAAGTACTTGACAATAATGACTTTGGCATAGTAAGCACGAATATTAAGGTAGAAGGCAACACCGACCTATCTTCTCTCACCGCAATGGGCGACGTCTCTTCCTTCTATTATAAGGGTTATACCTACAAGAATATCCACCTTGACGGAAGCTATCAGAACGACATTTTCACAGGCAAGACAGCCATCAACGATCCTAACGGAAAGCTGACTATTGACGGCAAAGCGACCAATATTATGGCTTTTCTACAACGAAAAGGGAAACTGTCTACTGACATCTCTATTATTGCTGATGCCGTCAACTTGCACAAACTTCAACTGACGGAGGCTTTGGGCAATAGAACAATCTCTTTTACTTCTAAGATAAAAGGACAGGGCGCAAGCCTAAATGATGTCATAGGAAACCTCGATGTCAACAACTTCTCTATGTCTGGCGAAGGACAGAACATCGCTCTTAACCAGTTAAACATCAAGGCTAACAACGGACTATTAGGTAAGTCACTTGATGCACAGACCGACTTTGGCGAGCTGCACCTTGCTGGACAATATGATTATAGCCAACTTCCACAAAGCATAAGGCGCATATTAGAGCATTATATCCCGAGTCTTTTCCAACCGACTCCACACTATAACTTTGGGCGTGGAAAGGCTAATTATGCCTTCACTTTACGCCTGAATGACACGAAGTTTATAAACAGTCTGCTTAAAACAAAAATCACTTCTTCTCACGCTATGAGGCTTACAGGACTTGTACGAGAACGTCAAAACGAAATTGATTTGCATATCAACGCACCTGACGTGACCTATGCAGGACAACAGATTAACAACCTCATTCTGAACATCAAGAGTGAACCACAAGGTTTGCAGACGAATATCTCTGCCGAACGAAAGGGAGAGAAAGGACCTCATGTTATTATTAATGCACAAGGACTTATCGCTAACAACGCTATAAGTTCAGACATTTCTTTCCGCCTACCAGGGCTTTCTGCGATATATGGTAATGTTAATAGCATTGCTTCTTTCTCACGTCGTCATGGCGACTTAGAGACCCACTTACACCTCAACCCATCTGAAATCAACTTTGACTCCATAGCTCTGCAAGTGCAACCTTCTGATATTTCCTATCATCGGAACAATCTCATCATTGACCACTTTGAACTTTCTAACAACAATCAGCATATCATTGCCAACGGACAAACCTCTGGTAATCAAAGCGATTCGATCCTTGTAAGATTTAAGGATATCAACGTTCCATATATTCTTAACCTTGTCAATTTCCATAGTGTTTCATTTGCAGGAACGGCTTCGGGCACAGCTTCTATCAAATCATTCTTCCATCACCCACAGCTACAAGCGAACCTCGAGGTACAAGACTTCCAGTTTGAAGAGGGCGACATGGGTACACTCTATGCAGAAGCTAACTATAATGACAAGGAAGGTAAAATCAATATTGATGCATATGCCGATGCTGGCGATGGCGCACGCACTGACATCAACGGCTATGTAGACATTAAAAAGAGCTATATCAACCTACCTATCTTTGCCCATAACACGCCTCTCTACTTCCTAAAGAGCTTCTGTGGCTCCTTTATGGATAAGATTCAAGTGCAAGGAAATGGCTGGTGTAAAGTTGTCGGACCCCTTAGCGCCATCAATCTTGAAGGTGATATGCAGGTGAACGGAAGCGTATATGTAAAACCAATAGGAGTTACCTATAAGATGCGTGACGCACGTGTACGCATGATTCCAAACGAGATTATCTTTGGCAATGACACCATCACCGACCCTCACGGACACATTGGTATCGTCACAGGTGGATTACACCATAAGTATCTTACCCATCTTACCTACGACATCAATATCTTCGCACGTAACCTCCTCGCCTATAACTTCCCAAAGAAGCAAGGTAAGGATGCTTTCTGGGGCGTAGTATATGGTACTGGTAAATGTAATATAAAAGGTGAACCTGGCTCAACAACCATGAATATTGACATGGAACCTGAGAGAAATACCTATATAACATACGATGCCAGCTCTACCAATGATGCGGGTACAAACAACTTCATACGATGGATTAACGTGCCCAAGGATAGCATTGGCGTATTAACTCCTGAAGCTGCTGACACACTAAGCTTTGCAGCGAAACATGCCCCTAAAAAGGCAACAAACATTGTGAAATTCAGAGACATACCAAGCGACCTGCACATCAACTTCCTCCTACGCACCAATCCTAATCTTACGCTCGGAGTACTGCTTGATGAAGCCACTGGTGATAATATCCAGCTGAACGGTTCGGGAATGATTCGTGCTACCTATTATAATAAGGGTGCCTTCCAGCTCTTTGGAAACTACAACGTGGACCACGGACAGTATAACCTCACAATTCAAAACATTATCAAGAAGCAGTTTATCTTCCAGCCTGGCTCAACAATAGCCTTCGGCGGCGACCCATTCAATGCTGCATTAAATCTGAAAGCAAACTATATCATCAACTCTGTTCCATTGGGCGACCTCGGACTCGGAAAATCATTCACGGCAAACAACACAAAGGTAAACTGTCTGCTTAACATTGAAGGAACGCCAGGCGCACCAACCGTCTCCTTCGGTCTCGACCTCCCAACACTCTCGCCTGATGCCCAACAGATGATACGCTCTATCCTGAACTCAGAGCAAGAACTTAACCAGCAAGTACTCTACCTGTTGGCTGTTGGACGCTTCTATCCGCAGAGCAATAATAACAATACGGCACGCAACAGTGAGGCACCAAGTCGTACATCCCTTGCTATGCAGAGTCTACTTTCTGGTACGATTTCACAACAAATCAACACCGTATTATCCAACGTTGTGAAAGATAATAACTGGAACTTTGGTGCTAATATTGCCACAGGTAACGAAGGCTTCGACAATGCTGAGTACGAGGGAATGCTCTCAGGAAGTATGCTCAACAACCGCCTGCTCTTCAACGGGCAGTTCGGTTATCGAAACAATGTAGCAAAGGATAAATCATCCTTCATCGGCGATTTCGACATCCGTTACCTCCTCCTACCAAGCGGTAACGTAGCTTTCCGTTTCTATAATCAAACCAACGACCGTTACTTCACACGTAACTCACTGACAACGCAGGGCATAGGCTTGATTTTGAAGAAGGATTTCAACAGAGTAAGCGATATCTTCGGAAGTAGAAAGAAAAAAACAAAAAAGAGAAGCAAAGCACTAATATACAGAATATTATTCGTAACTTTGCACCCGATTTGGGCGAACTACGCCCATATTACAGATAATATAAAGTCGAACTTTATTAATTAA